The genomic window AAAATACCAAAGAGCAGCTTAGTAAAACCATTAAAGAAGAAGGTGGAACTGTCGCCGAATTCTCCATCGAAAGTACTATCCAGGAAACCGATAAGATTAAACAATCTACCGACTCTTTAAAAGAAATTACTTCCTATCGTACACAAGGTTATTTAGTGGCCAAGGTTCCCTCTGAGAAGCTAGACGAATTTACCAATACCATCGCAAAAATGGCGGTTTTTGTAGATAACCAATCGATGAAGATGGACGATCAAAGCATCGCCTATTTATCCAATAAGCTTAAAGCACAGAATCGGGTCGATGCGATTGAAAAGATTAATAAAGTAGCCTCGAAGAAAAGTGCCAATGTAGAATCTTCTCTTTACATCAAAGACGATTATGTAGACAAGAGAATTGAGAATATGCAAATCGATAGCCGTGTAAAATTCAGTACCATTACCCTTAATTTTTATCAGGATAATACCGTTAAAACGATGATTGTGGCCAATGACAATCTGTACGACTACCGTCCGGCATTTATTAACAGACTTTGGTTGGGTATTGTAAATGGCTGGACGATTTTTAAAGAAATCATCATCGCAATTTCCAATTTATGGATGTTGATATTGGTAGGTATTGCAATCTTCTTTACTATAAAATATTTTATTCGTAAGAATAAATTAGCAATAGATGAAGCGACTAAAAATATGATTGATCAGGCTAGGCAATAAGAATCTATCTCCTTCAACTACGCTACCAATGACAGATTAAATAATCGACCGTCATTCCCGCGCAGGCGGGAATCTTAAAGTTTATAGCATTAGGATTCCCAATCAAGTTGGGAATGACGATACCTCGTGACCTATCATCGTCATTCGCTCTCCTTCGGTTGGTGATTCACCAACCGATATTTATTTCTTTGCTTTAACCGCTAAACCCTTAACCTTGGTTTTATTATCACTTACAAAAGATTCCCAGCCTGAATAGGTTTTGGATTTTCCACCTGAGGTAATTTTTTGGAAAGAATGACAAACTGCAACAGCTAAACCATCAGTAGCATCTAAAAACTCTGGTGTTTCTTTAAAGTTTAACAAACGTTGCAACATCGCTGCTACTTGCTCTTTAGTCGCATTTCCGCTGCCTGTAATGGATTGTTTGATCTTACGTGGAGAATATTCAGTCACCGAGATATTTCTGGAGAGCGCAGCTGCAATGGCAATGCCCTGTGCGCGGCCTAGTTTCAACAATACCTGAATGTTTTTTCCATAAAACGGTGCTTCAATGGCCAGAACATCAGGTTTGTACTGATCGATCAAAACCACTGTTTTTTCGAATATCCGCTGAAGCTTAAGAAAAGGATCATCCAAATGGGTCATCTTTACCACCCCTAAACTGATCAGTTCTGTTTTATTTCCCTTCTCTAAAATTACGCCATAACCCATCACCGCTGTGCCTGGATCAATGCCCATAATAACCCGTTCCTTTTTTTCGTTCAACATTACAGCAATATTAAGCATATTTGCAAACTAAAAAGATAATCTTGACAGGCAAGAACAAAAAAATATTATCAATTTTCATCAAAGCTGCAATCGTAATATTTGCTTTTTGGTTTATTTACCATAAGCTCGTTGCGAATAAAAATCTGCATGATTTTAGTACATTATTAAAAAATATCCCTCAAACAGAAATTATTACGATAATTGGTATCGTGGTGTTATTGATGTTTGTGAATTGGTTTTTGGAGGCAGGAAAATGGAAATACCTCATGAGCCACATCGAGCCTATCAGTTTTTATCGCGCCATCGAATCGGTATTTTGCGGATTAACACTGGCCATTTTTACACCCAACAGGCTAGGCGAGTATGGAGGAAGGGTATTTTTCCTTTCACCTAAAAGAAGGATTGTGGGCATTGTGGCCATGAGTGTGGGCAGCATCGGTCAACTGGTATTAACGAATGTTTTTGGTGCTGTTGCAGCTTGTTTTTTTGTTTATCGTTTTATCCCGATCGATCAGGTGCTGTTTATTGCAGTAGTATTTTTAGCGGTATTTTTCTGTCTGTTTTTCCTGATCTTCTACTTTAATATCCGATGGTTAAATGGGATTTTGCTCTCCATTAAATTCACAAGGAAATACAAGAAGTTTTACAGCATTTTAGGTCGTTACCGAAAAAGAGAGTTGTTCAAAATCATCACTTATTGTTTTGCCCGTTATCTGGTATTTAGCTCGCAATATTTCATTCTGTTTATCTGGTTGATACCAGGTTTGCATTATGCAGATATCATTATGATGACCTGTTTGCTCTTTTTAGTACAATCGGCATTACACCATCACTTGATCTTTTTGATGTGGGTATCAGAAGTGTTACCGCTGTTGAATTATTTAAACATGTAACTGATCAACATGTGGCCGTTATTGCATGTACTGCAAGTATTTGGCTCATAAATATTATAATTCCTGCTATCTTAGGCACTTATTTCGTTTTTAAACTCAATTTTTTTGGAAATCTTAAATCTAATTAGTCTAATATCTGCTGCTTTAACCTTAATCTATGGTTTTTTAGTCCTTAATTTTATCAGAGGATGGCATAACCTGGTTTATTTTACTCCACAAAAGTCTGATCCTCAAACCAAAGTGTCTATCATTGTTGCCGCTAGGGATGAGGAAGCCAATATCACCAAAACCATTGATGACCTGGTTGCACAGCGATACCCTAAGGTTTTAACCGAAATTATTATTATCGATGACCATTCTACCGATCGTACGGCAGAAATTGTATTAAGTTATGCAGACCGCAATGTGAAGCTGATTAAGCTGAATGAAGACAGGGTGTTGAATTCATACAAAAAAAAGGCTATACAAACTGCAATAGGAACTTGTTCTGGGGATCTGATCATCACTACCGATGCCGATTGCAGGATGGGCGCAGATTGGCTGGCTACCATTGTAAACCTATATGAGCAGAAAGATTATAAAATGATTTCCTCTCCGGTAGCCTATTTTCAGGAGAAGAGTTTCTTTGAGCGCCTGCAATCGTTAGAATTTCTATACCTTATTGGTTTGGGGGCTTCTACTATTGGCAATAAAGAACCCTCTACCTGTAATGGCGCAAATTTAGCTTACGAGAAAACAACCTTTTATGAAGTTGGTGGCTTTCAGGGCATAGATGACCTGGCTTCGGGTGATGATGAGTTACTATTGCATAAAATTGCAGCCAAGTATCCTGATCAGATCGGTTTTCTCAAAAATAGAGAAGCCATTGTGTATACGCATGCAAAAGAAACCTTGGGCGCATTTATTCAGCAACGCAAACGTTGGGCTTCGAAAAGCACCCGTTATAAAAATAAGGCCATTATCATATTAGGGGTTCTGATTTGGATCTTTAACCTCACTATTCTGGCAAACTTTATCACCGGGCTTTTTATTCCGGGTTTTTTAACCATCACATTTTATCAATTATTGGTTAAAATGGTTTTAGAAACCTTATTTTTATGGGATGTAACCGGCTTTGCTAAAAGGCGCAGTTTACTCATTTTAATCCCTGTTTTAAATGTGCTGCATGTGCTTTATATGGTGTACATCGGCATTGCTGGGAACAGTGGAAAATACAATTGGAAAGGCAGAATGGTTAGATAATGGATAATAGCCCATCAAAAAAAGTATGGTTAAAGTTTAAGCGGAATAAATTTGCCTTTGGCGGATTGGTCTTTATTTTACTTTTGATGGTTATGGGTATTTTGGGCTATTTAATTATTCCTGATGATTCTCCAAATGCGAACGTTCAGATTCTCCAGTTAAACAAAAAGAAACCCGGAAGTACATTTACGTTTTTAATTGTAGGTAGGAGCCCAAAAGTAGAAAAACTTAACTTTTTCGAAAGAATGTTAAACGGGCAGACACCAACTTTTAAAAGTATCCCGATTACTTCTTACAAGATAAAAGGAAAAGATGTTTTTGTGCAGGAATATATTGGCGAGGATGAAAAAGCCAAGACAACCAGGTACGAACTGAAAGATTTATGTCCAAGTTGTGTTTTACCTTCAAAAATAGGAACACCACAAGCGCTCTTCGAAGAAAATAACATCTATACACGCACCTATATTTTAGGCACAGATATTTACGGACGTGATTTATTAAGCCGGTTGATTTTAGGTATCAGGGTTTCGTTATCAGTAGGTTTAATGGCTGTTCTCATCTCTCTTTTTATAGGCGTGAGTTTAGGGGCCATTGCTGGCTATTTTGGTGGTCGCGTAGATGCGGCGATCAGTTGGTTTATGAATGTAGTTTGGTCATTGCCCTCTTTACTGCTGGTAATTGCCATATCATTCGCTTTAGGTAAGGGGTTCTGGCAGATTTTTATTGCGGTAGGCTTATCAACCTGGGTCGATGTAGCAAGGTTAGTACGCGGGCAGGTAATGGCTTTAAAAGAAGTCGAATTTGTGGAGGCCGCAAGAGCCCTGGGTTTTAGCACAAGTAGAACAATTATCAAACATATATTACCGAATATTGCGGGGCCAATTTTAGTTGTTGCTTCATCTAATTTTGCTTCAGCCATATTGCTGGAAACAGGGTTAAGCTTTTTGGGCTTTGGCGCTCAACCACCTATGCCAAGCTGGGGGAGCATGATTAAAGAACATTATGGATATATTATTATGGATGCAGCCTACTTAGCGGTTTTGCCCGGGTTAGCCATTATGTTTACGGTTTATGCCTTTAATGTTCTGGCCATAGGCTTACGCGATGCATTTGATGTAAAAGGACAGAATGTAACCGTTTAAATCCTATCATAAAAAAAGCAGTACCATCACGATACTGCTTACCCTTAAAAACAAAACTTAATCGTTTGTTATAAGTTTGATTATTTTGCTTTGTTCTTATCGAAAGAGAACCTTCGGGCAATACTAAAACCCCAACGGTACTGTCCCTTAAGCCAAGAGGTATTGGTATCGGTAATAAATTGCGATTCCTGTATGGCTGTGGCATTAGTGAAATTAAGATGGAAAATATGACCGCCAGTTTCAAACTCCAGTCCGGCACCAAGCGTCTTGTAATATTGCGTTCCCAAGGTGTTTTCGAGGTAGGCTTTTTTATCTTTATCTCTGAATGGAATGGTATAATCGGCAACAAAAGCCATCCGTTTAGTGATCTTAATACGCCCACCAACCGACAGTGCAAGCATATCGTTCTGATCTCCAAAAACAGTAAAGTTGCGGTGTACGTATGATGGCATTACCAGCATCGAGAAGTTCGAATTAAATTTACGGGCAATTACAGCTTGCACTACATAGGTCAAACGGTCTTGAAATTTGCTGTAAGCATTCACGGCTGTTGGGTCAGTTGAAGCTTTTACGGCTGCAATAGTTGTACTGCCAAACAATGTTACCGCTACCGGTACTTTTTCATCATCTGTTTGTTCCAGCAACCGATATTTTAAGTTTCCTTCGTACAATTGTGTTACAATTCCAGCGCCTTTTGCCCTGGCTAAGCCTACAGAAAGTTTATCGCTGATTCCATATTCAAAACCGATACGGATATCGGTTGATTGATCCAGACCAAAAAAGTTTTTAACCCCACCGCCTGATCCGGCAATGTCTCCAAACCGGTGATCTACCCTGAAATCCATCTCATTTTTGTAGATGGTTTCATTGGTTTGTATGTTAATGAGTTTGGTTGCTTTAAATGTGGCTTTTACATTCTTTTTTTCTACAGGCATCTGCAATGCATTTTCGAGCGAATCCTGTGCAGAAGCAACTATTGGTAAACAAATGGCAAACAAGTATAAAAGTGATTTTAGATGATATTTCATAAGGTTTTATTTTTTAGGTTGATAAGTAGCCGTCATTTTTACCTGTATGGTTTCGGCAATTTGTTTGAAAACAATTGTTGGGATTTTGATGTCATGATCAGCAAGCTTAACATTAAAGGCCGAACTGGCCTTTATTTCATCAGCAGTAATAATCAACGATCCTTTTGCCTGGTATGCTTTGGTAACCCCGTGTATTTGCAGATTTCCTTTTACGGTTATTGGATAGGTGCCTGGTTTTGAAAAATCAATCTGTTCTATAATTTTTCCTTTAAAATCTGAAGTTGGGTATTTATCGCTTTCGATATAATTTTCGTTAAAGTGTTCCTGCATCAACTTCTTCTTAAACTGAAAAGAAGTATTATTGATTTTGAAAATGATATCGTTGGTTTTGGTATTGAGGGCCGAGGCGCCTGTTTTGCTCAACGCGTCTATATCTTCAACAGGTGTTGAAGAGAAAAATGAAGAAGTCACATTTTTACTTACCCATATCTGCGCTTTTATGCCTGTGCATAATAACAAGGCTATTAAGGTGAAAAATAGTTTTTGCATCGGTGTATATATTTAAATTTTTAATGGAACCATCTTGATTAGCGTTAATCCTTATTTATTATTCTGGCATTCCTTTATCAACCCAGGCTTGTAATAATTCCCTTTCGCTGGTGGTTATTGATCCACCTCTTGGCATTGTTTTGGTAACCAGAACAGAATTAGCTACACGTGCATCATTTTTTATTGAGGCTAAACCATTCAATGCCCATACCCCTTTCATTCCCCCATTAGGGCCATGGCAGCTGTTACATTTGGTTTGAAACAATGCCCCCGCAAAATTTGTGTAGGTTACATTCGCAGTGGTTACAGGTGTTGGACCATTGGGTGTTGGTGTTTCGGGCTTTAATTCTTCTGCTTGTTTTTTAGAGCAGGCAAAAAGCAAGGCCGTAATTGCGGCTAATAAAAAGATTAAATTTTGTTTTTTCATAGGTGTTTACTTAAGATTAAAATTGGTGGTAGATTCATGTTTATATCCTCATATTCGATTATGGTACAGGGTTAATAGATTTTTTGCAGGGATGGTCGAATTATTTTTTGCTTTAACCGATATACATAACATGATCAGAAATACAGCAAATAAAATTACGATAACTTGTTTTTTTTCAGCCATATCCGAATTTTTTAAGATTTATGTTCTGTTTATTTGAAAACTATCGCTGTTTTTGTAATAACCATGGGTTTTTAAATAATTTCTATTGAAATCTTAATCGTTACGTGGACTTATTACAATTGGTTGCCTGCAATAAAAAAAAAACACAAAAAAAAGCCGTCCCGATTTTAAATCGGGACGGCTTTCGAGATAAATTCTATCTAAAACCTAATTAAAATCTTCGGCTTTTAATGGCGGGTTAATTTTAATGTCTTTAATTACAACTGAAAGCTCCTGAGAACCTTGTGGGGTTGCCACCGATTGCGTTAAAGTAAATGGAAATAATACATCGCCAACTTTCTTGTAGTTTGAATATTCTGTAGATTGACTAATTTCCGCTCCACCTTTGGTTGTGGTACTTTCATCTTTTAAAAGTAAACCCGATTTGGTGTCGTAATATTCAGTTTTCTTTTTACCCGATGGAGACGTGATGTTTAATTTAAAAGCATCAGCAGTACCTACCTTTGCTGTTCCAGCTGTTTCAATTTTCGTTCCGTCAGTTGCATAGTAGAGTTGACTGCCATAACCTTTATCATCTTTCTTTTCAGCCAGATCATCACCAGTTAATTCAGCTTTTTGACCCATTTGCATCGCATAACCTGTTTTACCATTGTAAACCTGTTTCATCGCCGTTTGGCCGCCCATAGAAATTTCCATGCTGCTTAAGTTAGGCGCCATGTTTTTAATGGTAACCGTCAGCTTTTGACCTTGCATTTCCATTTCACCATTTTGCTGTAATGAAGTGATTTTTTTAATGGCTTCTTCACCGCCAATCGCTTTAATGTAATTTTTGATAATTTCTGCAGGTGCAGTTGTTGGTACAGCAGCAGTTTCAGTTGCTTTAACCGCATTGGCATAGTTATCATAAATCTGTGTTTTAAAACCCGCCTTGGTTAAGCCTGCTGCAAATGCATCAGTTTTGCCCACAATAATAATACGTGTATTATCATGGTTAAAGTATTTTTTAGTTACCCTTAAAATATCATCGGTAGTTACTGCATTTACCTTTTGTAAGTAAGTACGGTAAAAATCTTTCGGTAAGTTATTAATCAAGATATTGCTCGCAAAACCTGCAGTACGTGCCGGATTTTCTAAACCCAATGCAAACGATCCATTGAAAAGATTTTTAGCATTCTGTAATTCATCAGCAGTTACCTTTGTAGTACGGATCGTGTTAATTTCTCTTAAAAATTCTACTACTGCACTGTCAACTTTTTCGTTTCTAACGGCTGCATTGGCTGAAAATTTAGCTTGGAAACGGCCTGAGCCTGTGCTCGAATATGCACCATAAGTAAAGCCATGTTTCTCGCGGAGGTTATCAAATAATCTCGATTCAGAGCCACCACCTAAAATTTGGTTTGCCAATAAAATCGGGAAATAATCTGGGCTGCTCATTGGCAGGTCGATTAAGTTCACAACTGTAATTTCAGATTGAACAGCATTGCTCACATTAATAATGTCAACTTCAGTTTTGGCAGGATTAGCCACTTTAGTAAGTACTGGTAAGGTTAAGGCAGTTCCTTTCCAATCGCCAAATGCTTTCTCTGCTAAGGCCTTTGCTGCTTCTGGTTTAATATCACCGACAAAAGTTAAATAACCCCTAGATGGCGTAATATATTTCTTGTAACTAGCTTTAACATCATCTAAAGTAATACCTGTAATGGAGGCCTCGGTTTCAAACTCTCCATAAGGATGGTTTTTGCCATAAGCCAATGCATTTACCACACGTGCTGAAATGGCTTTTGCACTTTTTTCGTTAGATTTTAATCCAGTAATGGTTTGTGATTTTAGCTTTTCGAAAGATTCTGCAGGGAAAGCAGGTTTACGGATACTCTCAGCCATTAAAGCGAAGGCCTCAGGAAAATAACGGGTTAAAGCAGAAGCAGAGCCCCCATATGCCCCTGCACTTACATCAGCGCCAAGCTGATCTACCGCTTCGTCAAATTGTGCTTTTGTTTTAGTTGTGGTTCCTTCGTTCAGCATACTGCCCATCAAGCCTATTATACCTGCTTTTGTGCCTTCGGTAATAGGGCCTGCGTCGATGCTATAACTTGCTGATACTTTAGGTAGTTTATGGTTTTCTACCACCAAAACAGTTATGCCATTCGCTAATTTGTAAATAACAGGATCGCCAACGGTAATAACGGGTGCCGGGCCTGGTTTTGGTTTGTGGCTTCGGTCTATTGTTTGTGCTGAAATACCTTGAGCCAATAAGGAAACTGCAGCTATAATGAATAATTTCTTCATGTTTTTAATAATTAAAATGAAAAAGCGATCAGCTTATTTCTTAGGTAAGTAACACAATACAACTCTTTGGTTTTTATTCAGGTATTTTTTGGCAACGTCTCTGATCTCCTCACGGGTGATGGATCTGATTACCTCTAATTCCTTGTTGATATCGTTTGTATCCTTATCATGGAAAGTATAACCATCGGCCAGGTTTTCGGCTACACCCAACATTTTACTGTTTGCACTTACGTAGTTGTTTTCGAATTTATTCTGCAGTTTTTTATAATCACTTTCGCTAATCAAATCGGTTTGAAGACGTAAAACTTCTTCATCAATATCTTTTAATAAATCGTTAAGCGGTGTATTCTTATTGGGTAAAGCTAAGGTGATATAAGCGCCATAATCTTCAAGCGAATAGTTAAAAGCGGCAACCTGCAGGGCTGTTTTCTTTTGATCGACCATTTTAGTACTTAATCTCGAGCTCCCACCTTCTGATAAAATAGAGCTGATCATACCTAAAACCTTGCTCTCCCTGCTCTTCATTCCTGGTACACGGTAAGCCGCGAAGATGGCTGGGATCTGGATATTGGCATCGTAAGCGGTATCGATAATTTCTTTGGTAATTTCTGGTAATTTGAATTCTTGACGAACAATTGGTGCGCCTTTAGGTACTTCAGCAAAGTATGATTTTACTAAAGCTTTAGTCTTCTCTATATCTAAGTCGCCAGCAATGGTTAAAACCGCATTATTAGGTACATAATACTTTTTAAAGAAAGCAATAAACTCGCTTAATTTTGCTGCATCTAAGTGTTCCATTGAACCAATTGGCTGCCAACGGTAAGGATGCCCATCAAACAAATGACCGAAAATTTTCTCTGTAAATTTTCCGTAAGGTGAGTTATCTATGCGTAAACGTTTTTCTTCTTTTACGACTTCATTTTGTGTTTTTACGCCACTTTCGTTAATTACCGGGTGTAACATTCTTTCGCTTTCCAGCCATAAACCCAATTCCAATTGGTTTGATGGAAAAAGTTCATAATAAAAAGTACGGTCTTGAGAAGTATTGGCATTGTTCTGTCCGCCGTTACTACTCACTAATTTCATGAATTCACCTTTTTTAATATTATCCGAACCTTCAAATAATAAGTGTTCGAAAAAGTGAGCAAAACCTGTACGCTCGGTTTCTTCATCTTTAGAACCAACATGATACATTACCGAAACGGCAACTACTGGAGCAGTTTTATCTTGGTGTAGAATGACATGGAGGCCATTGTCAAGGTCGAATTCCGTAAACTGTACTTTTTGGGCAGAAGCACTTAAGCACAGACCGGAAATGGCCAAAGCAACAAGAATTCTTTTTTTCATGAGCATATAATAGTTTTTAATGATTTGAAATCAAAGGCAGAAGCGAGCGACGATTTCTTAAATAAGTTAATTTGGTTTTCACTAGAGTGAAATAGAAATAAGGATGGCCTAAAATATGGATTAAAACAAAAAAAGCGAGTATTAAACTCGCTTTTTTTGAAATATTTTATCTCCAGGCCTTGTATTGGTTAATTAAGCCGTTGGTAGAACTATC from Flavobacterium sp. W4I14 includes these protein-coding regions:
- a CDS encoding zinc protease (product_source=KO:K07263; cath_funfam=3.30.830.10; cleavage_site_network=SignalP-noTM; cog=COG0612; ko=KO:K07263; pfam=PF00675,PF05193; superfamily=63411); the protein is MLMKKRILVALAISGLCLSASAQKVQFTEFDLDNGLHVILHQDKTAPVVAVSVMYHVGSKDEETERTGFAHFFEHLLFEGSDNIKKGEFMKLVSSNGGQNNANTSQDRTFYYELFPSNQLELGLWLESERMLHPVINESGVKTQNEVVKEEKRLRIDNSPYGKFTEKIFGHLFDGHPYRWQPIGSMEHLDAAKLSEFIAFFKKYYVPNNAVLTIAGDLDIEKTKALVKSYFAEVPKGAPIVRQEFKLPEITKEIIDTAYDANIQIPAIFAAYRVPGMKSRESKVLGMISSILSEGGSSRLSTKMVDQKKTALQVAAFNYSLEDYGAYITLALPNKNTPLNDLLKDIDEEVLRLQTDLISESDYKKLQNKFENNYVSANSKMLGVAENLADGYTFHDKDTNDINKELEVIRSITREEIRDVAKKYLNKNQRVVLCYLPKK
- a CDS encoding zinc protease (product_source=KO:K07263; cath_funfam=3.30.830.10; cleavage_site_network=SignalP-noTM; cog=COG0612; ko=KO:K07263; pfam=PF00675,PF05193; superfamily=63411) yields the protein MKKLFIIAAVSLLAQGISAQTIDRSHKPKPGPAPVITVGDPVIYKLANGITVLVVENHKLPKVSASYSIDAGPITEGTKAGIIGLMGSMLNEGTTTKTKAQFDEAVDQLGADVSAGAYGGSASALTRYFPEAFALMAESIRKPAFPAESFEKLKSQTITGLKSNEKSAKAISARVVNALAYGKNHPYGEFETEASITGITLDDVKASYKKYITPSRGYLTFVGDIKPEAAKALAEKAFGDWKGTALTLPVLTKVANPAKTEVDIINVSNAVQSEITVVNLIDLPMSSPDYFPILLANQILGGGSESRLFDNLREKHGFTYGAYSSTGSGRFQAKFSANAAVRNEKVDSAVVEFLREINTIRTTKVTADELQNAKNLFNGSFALGLENPARTAGFASNILINNLPKDFYRTYLQKVNAVTTDDILRVTKKYFNHDNTRIIIVGKTDAFAAGLTKAGFKTQIYDNYANAVKATETAAVPTTAPAEIIKNYIKAIGGEEAIKKITSLQQNGEMEMQGQKLTVTIKNMAPNLSSMEISMGGQTAMKQVYNGKTGYAMQMGQKAELTGDDLAEKKDDKGYGSQLYYATDGTKIETAGTAKVGTADAFKLNITSPSGKKKTEYYDTKSGLLLKDESTTTKGGAEISQSTEYSNYKKVGDVLFPFTLTQSVATPQGSQELSVVIKDIKINPPLKAEDFN